In the genome of Lysobacter sp. BMK333-48F3, the window CTGTCGCTGGACGCGCCCAAGCTGCTGTACGCGATCGGCGCGCAGATTTCCCGGCGCCTGCTCGATACCAGCCGCAAGGCCGGCCGCCTGGCCTTCCTCGACGTGACCGACCGCATCGTGCGCGCCCTGCACGACCTGGCCAAGGAACCCGAGGCCATGAGCCACCCGCAGGGCACCCAGTTGCGCGTGTCCCGCCAGGAGCTGTCGCGTCTGGTCGGCTGCTCGCGCGAAATGGCCGGCCGCGTGCTGAAGAAGCTGCAGGCCGACGGCAAGCTCCACGCCCGCGGCAAGACCGTCGTCCTGTACGGGACCCGCTAAGTCCCGATGGGACGAGTCGCATCGTCCGCCGAGACCGCACCCCGGGTGCGGCTCGCGGAACTGGGCGACGCCAGCGACGTGGCCGAGCTGCTGAGCCAGCTCGGCTACCCCTGCACCCGCGACGAAGCAGCCGAGCGCATCGCCGTGCTGCGCGAAGACCCGCGCCATTACCTCCTGCTGGCCGAGCTCGACGGCCACGCCTGCGGCCTGATCGCCAGCCACACCCGCTATTCGCTGACCCACGGCGCCGACCTGACCCGGATCACCGCGCTGGTGGTGGCCCGCTCCTGCTATCGCCAGGGCATCGGCCGGCTGCTGCTGCGCGAGGTCGAGCGCCGCGCCCGCCGCGACGGGGTCAGCCGGATCGAAGTGACCAGCAACAGCGGCCGCCTGGAGGCCCACGAGTTCTACCGCCGTTGCGGCTATGCCGACGGCTCGGTGAAGTTCGTCAAAACCCTCGGCGATTGACCGGCGATAGATGGCGTTTATCGAAACGCCCCCAGCCCCGCTCCAAATCCCGCGGATCGACCGATCCGGCAAAGCCCGTCCGCACCGTCTCGAAAGCTGAACAGGCTTTCCGCGCCCGTCATGCGCGCGCCGGCGCGGTCGATTTCTTGTTAAGTCCGGCTCAGATCTGCACCGGGCCGGCCGGATCGCCGGCGCGGTCGGGGCAGCCCCAATTGAGGATCGGCGTGCCCGGCGGCAACACCCGGCGGAACATCTCGACCCGTCCGGCCTTGGGGTTGACCACCACCGGCGCGC includes:
- a CDS encoding global regulator CLP-associated N-acetyltransferase; this translates as MGRVASSAETAPRVRLAELGDASDVAELLSQLGYPCTRDEAAERIAVLREDPRHYLLLAELDGHACGLIASHTRYSLTHGADLTRITALVVARSCYRQGIGRLLLREVERRARRDGVSRIEVTSNSGRLEAHEFYRRCGYADGSVKFVKTLGD